The following are from one region of the Ruficoccus sp. ZRK36 genome:
- a CDS encoding cysteine-rich CWC family protein has protein sequence MVKRCPRCGHVFECRSNDIAHCQCTRVLMPHGLPSWVKELYNECLCEDCLRALAKEASDEAESSSKSS, from the coding sequence GTGGTTAAGCGATGCCCTCGCTGCGGCCACGTCTTTGAATGTCGCTCCAACGACATCGCCCACTGTCAGTGCACACGCGTGCTGATGCCTCATGGGCTGCCCTCCTGGGTCAAGGAGCTCTACAACGAGTGTCTCTGTGAGGACTGCCTGCGGGCTCTGGCCAAGGAAGCCAGCGACGAAGCCGAGAGCTCGTCCAAGTCTTCCTGA
- a CDS encoding metal-dependent transcriptional regulator — MAEPSPLSQYRSTDSLDRVCTEDTLKYLHECEYEGEQKLASIEGVAGVLNRSLNETVDLLKRMRQAGLVTLQGSGVAMTDEGRNYARQVIRAHRLFETYLARMTQERPTHWHRKADEAEHKISPEDVDALSQQLGHPRYDPHGDPIPTRAGELPELTGVALDRVPDGTIVQVVHVGDEPEALGHLLVELGLAPGMLLKVMAHEADMLSVWVEGRECLLDRAAAALVRVVETDSKELPRVTRLSSLAEGESATVSRLLASCTGSERTRMLDLGFVPPSRVSVELKSPMGSPIAYRIRNTLVALRPEQADQVVIDIPEEEARS, encoded by the coding sequence ATGGCAGAACCTTCTCCACTCTCACAGTACCGATCCACTGACTCCCTCGACCGCGTCTGCACCGAGGACACCCTGAAGTATCTGCACGAGTGCGAATACGAGGGGGAGCAAAAGCTTGCCTCGATTGAAGGCGTCGCCGGGGTGCTCAACCGCTCGCTCAATGAGACCGTGGACCTGCTCAAGCGCATGCGACAGGCCGGGCTTGTCACGCTGCAGGGCTCCGGAGTCGCTATGACCGACGAGGGCCGCAACTACGCCCGTCAGGTCATCCGCGCCCACCGCTTGTTCGAGACCTACCTGGCCCGCATGACCCAGGAGCGCCCGACGCACTGGCACCGCAAGGCAGACGAGGCCGAGCACAAGATTTCTCCCGAAGATGTGGACGCGCTCTCCCAGCAGTTGGGACATCCGCGCTATGACCCGCATGGCGACCCGATCCCGACCCGCGCGGGTGAACTGCCGGAGCTGACCGGGGTCGCCCTCGACAGGGTGCCCGACGGCACCATCGTGCAGGTTGTCCACGTCGGCGATGAGCCGGAAGCATTGGGCCACCTTTTGGTCGAGCTGGGTCTCGCGCCCGGCATGCTGCTCAAGGTCATGGCCCACGAGGCCGATATGCTGAGCGTCTGGGTCGAGGGTCGCGAGTGCTTGCTCGACCGTGCGGCAGCCGCCTTGGTCCGCGTCGTAGAAACCGACAGCAAGGAGCTTCCCCGCGTCACCCGTCTGTCCAGCCTGGCCGAGGGTGAGTCCGCCACCGTTTCCCGGCTCCTGGCATCCTGCACCGGGTCCGAGCGCACACGCATGCTCGACCTGGGCTTCGTCCCCCCGAGCCGCGTCAGCGTGGAGCTGAAAAGCCCGATGGGCAGCCCCATCGCCTACCGCATCCGAAACACCCTCGTGGCGCTACGCCCCGAGCAGGCCGATCAGGTCGTCATCGATATACCAGAAGAGGAGGCCCGCTCATGA
- the feoB gene encoding ferrous iron transport protein B translates to MKCSQCASTSCHCPTTATPRPLGLRAENCDAVIALAGNPNTGKSTVFNRLTGLHQHTGNWPGKTIARAEGAFSYEDKTYRLVDLPGTYSLLSASPDEEVARDFVLFGRPDVTLVVVDSTAVERNLNLVLQILQITQRVVVCLNLMDEARAHQIEIDVPALEAELGVPVVPCSARRGEGMDELLKAISRVAGGERPEGRRLPLDIPEIQQPLASLSEAIREAFPTLRHVPWIALRLLCADETVTVSMRSGEIGQLAADHAASSGKADDHENSERDREAGEHICKLAESFRWHTPVNLHDRLTEQIYAESAQIFTASVKQASDSPRARWQARLDRVLTHPLIGYPVMLLIFAVILWLTIVGANYPSSMLASILLDWGHPHLRELTVSLGFPSWLTGLTVDGMYLSCAWVISVMLPPMAIFFPMFTLLEDLGYLPRVAFNLDRIFQAVGAHGKQALTMSMGLGCNAAGIIACRVIDSPRERLIAMITNNFAVCNGRWPTLILIATIFFGSLVSPQFSTFAATGVVFGVVTLGFGLTFLSSWILSRTVLRGEASTFSLELPPYRPPNFWKTLYTSLIDRTLFVLWRAIVFAVPAGAIIWLVANVHVDGEALATIFSGWLQPLGWAMGLSGLILLAYIIAIPANEIVIPTILMLTVLQTGMTDLGAGAGVMFEADDGIVHQILIAGGWSTMTAVCLLLFCLCHNPCSTTIYTIYKETRSAGWTALAVLLPFAFGVPLCIAVAFIWRYVV, encoded by the coding sequence ATGAAGTGCTCCCAGTGCGCATCCACTTCCTGCCATTGCCCGACGACAGCGACGCCGCGCCCCCTGGGGCTGCGCGCCGAAAACTGCGACGCGGTCATCGCGCTGGCGGGTAACCCCAACACCGGCAAGAGCACCGTCTTTAACCGCCTGACCGGCCTGCACCAGCACACCGGCAACTGGCCCGGCAAGACCATCGCCCGCGCCGAGGGAGCTTTTTCCTATGAGGATAAAACGTACCGGCTGGTGGACCTGCCCGGCACCTATTCGCTGCTCTCAGCCTCACCGGACGAGGAGGTCGCCCGCGACTTTGTGCTCTTCGGCCGCCCGGACGTAACGCTCGTCGTGGTGGACAGCACCGCAGTCGAGCGCAACCTCAACCTCGTCCTGCAAATCCTCCAGATCACCCAGCGCGTGGTCGTCTGCTTAAACCTGATGGACGAGGCCCGCGCGCACCAGATCGAGATCGACGTGCCCGCACTGGAGGCCGAGCTCGGCGTCCCCGTCGTTCCCTGCTCCGCCCGTCGCGGCGAAGGCATGGACGAGCTACTGAAGGCCATCTCCCGCGTCGCCGGAGGTGAACGCCCCGAGGGTCGCCGCCTGCCGCTCGACATCCCGGAGATCCAGCAGCCCCTCGCTTCACTTTCCGAGGCCATCCGCGAGGCCTTCCCCACCCTGCGCCACGTACCCTGGATCGCCCTGCGTCTGCTCTGCGCCGACGAAACCGTGACCGTCTCCATGCGCTCCGGCGAAATTGGCCAACTGGCCGCCGACCACGCCGCCTCCAGCGGTAAAGCCGATGACCACGAAAACAGCGAACGCGACCGCGAGGCCGGGGAGCACATCTGCAAGCTGGCCGAGTCTTTCCGCTGGCACACACCGGTCAACCTGCACGACCGCCTGACTGAGCAGATATACGCCGAGTCGGCCCAGATATTTACGGCCAGCGTTAAACAGGCTTCCGACTCGCCCCGCGCACGCTGGCAGGCAAGGCTCGACCGCGTCCTGACCCACCCGCTGATCGGCTATCCGGTCATGCTGCTGATCTTCGCGGTCATCCTATGGCTGACCATCGTGGGCGCGAACTACCCCAGCAGCATGCTCGCCAGCATCCTGCTGGACTGGGGGCATCCCCATCTGCGCGAGCTGACGGTGAGCCTCGGTTTCCCCTCCTGGCTGACGGGGCTCACGGTGGACGGCATGTACCTGTCCTGCGCATGGGTGATCAGCGTGATGCTGCCGCCGATGGCGATCTTTTTCCCCATGTTTACCCTGTTGGAAGACCTCGGCTACCTGCCGCGCGTGGCCTTCAACCTGGACCGCATCTTCCAGGCCGTGGGGGCGCACGGCAAGCAGGCGCTGACCATGTCAATGGGGCTGGGCTGTAATGCCGCGGGGATCATCGCCTGCCGTGTCATCGACTCGCCCCGTGAGCGGCTGATCGCGATGATCACGAATAACTTCGCGGTCTGCAACGGCCGCTGGCCGACCCTGATCCTGATCGCCACGATCTTCTTTGGGTCGCTTGTTTCACCGCAGTTCTCGACCTTTGCGGCCACGGGTGTGGTCTTCGGGGTCGTCACGCTGGGCTTCGGGCTAACCTTCCTCAGCTCCTGGATACTCAGCCGCACCGTACTGCGCGGCGAGGCCTCAACATTTAGCCTGGAGCTGCCTCCCTACCGTCCGCCGAACTTCTGGAAGACCCTCTACACCTCGCTGATAGATCGCACCCTGTTTGTGCTGTGGCGGGCTATCGTCTTCGCGGTACCGGCTGGAGCCATCATCTGGCTCGTCGCCAATGTCCATGTCGACGGAGAAGCCCTGGCCACGATCTTCAGCGGCTGGCTGCAACCGCTGGGCTGGGCCATGGGGCTGAGCGGGCTGATCCTGCTGGCCTACATCATCGCCATCCCGGCCAACGAGATCGTGATCCCGACCATCCTCATGCTCACCGTGCTACAGACCGGCATGACCGACCTGGGGGCGGGCGCGGGTGTGATGTTCGAGGCCGACGACGGCATCGTCCACCAGATCCTCATTGCCGGAGGCTGGAGTACCATGACTGCCGTGTGCCTGCTGCTATTCTGCCTCTGCCACAACCCATGCAGCACCACGATCTACACCATTTACAAGGAGACGCGTAGCGCCGGCTGGACCGCCCTGGCCGTCCTCCTGCCTTTTGCCTTTGGGGTGCCCCTGTGCATAGCAGTCGCCTTCATCTGGAGGTACGTCGTCTAA
- a CDS encoding iron dependent repressor, metal binding and dimerization domain protein — protein MPPEHTAQRHERVRRQHSDELAQDYVEAIHELREETGVARVVDLTKIFGVSHVSVIRALARLEKRGLVSRCPDEGIVLTEEGTEWAIASAARHTLVVRFLCGIGVSEAQANADAEGIEHHLSTESLKAIKQFLKNNPQH, from the coding sequence ATGCCGCCAGAACACACCGCCCAACGGCACGAACGCGTCCGCCGACAACACTCCGATGAGCTGGCGCAGGACTACGTGGAGGCCATCCACGAACTTCGCGAGGAAACGGGTGTGGCGCGGGTTGTTGACCTGACGAAAATTTTCGGCGTCTCCCACGTCTCGGTCATCCGCGCGCTGGCCCGACTGGAAAAGCGCGGCCTCGTCAGTCGCTGCCCGGATGAAGGGATTGTGTTAACCGAGGAGGGCACCGAGTGGGCCATCGCCTCGGCTGCCCGGCACACCCTGGTGGTCCGTTTTCTGTGCGGGATCGGTGTCTCCGAAGCCCAGGCCAACGCCGACGCCGAAGGGATCGAACACCACCTCAGCACCGAATCCCTCAAGGCCATCAAGCAGTTCCTTAAGAACAACCCGCAGCACTAG
- a CDS encoding N-acetylmuramoyl-L-alanine amidase has translation MHPPSHPSASTRRHFLRWALGIGAALTLPAVSSLGASSSQRTYRVQRGDTLSEIARRFGVKVRDIQQANRLKGDRILAGQSLIIPGTGPQTDALAPVIAATQRLSVDRSRWQYIVAHHSAIEQGNAEIYGSTHTRRGMENGLAYHFVIGNGIDSGDGEIEIGPRWYKQLRGGHVRSTHVNDVGIGICMVGNFENHPPTDRQHASFVQLVDYLSKHCVAPDYTFTVHKWVDRNHTLCPGKHFPYQEMSRRYRA, from the coding sequence ATGCATCCGCCCTCTCACCCATCCGCGTCTACCCGTCGTCACTTCCTGCGATGGGCACTGGGTATCGGCGCGGCGCTCACCCTCCCGGCGGTTAGTTCACTGGGGGCAAGCTCTTCCCAGCGCACCTACCGCGTGCAGCGCGGAGATACCCTGAGCGAAATTGCCCGGCGCTTTGGCGTAAAGGTCCGCGACATTCAACAGGCTAACCGCCTGAAAGGCGACCGCATCCTGGCCGGGCAGTCCCTGATCATACCGGGCACAGGTCCGCAGACAGATGCACTCGCGCCGGTCATCGCGGCCACCCAGAGACTCTCAGTAGACCGATCCCGCTGGCAGTACATCGTCGCGCACCATAGCGCGATCGAGCAGGGCAATGCCGAGATCTACGGCTCCACCCACACGCGCCGTGGCATGGAAAACGGCCTCGCCTACCACTTTGTCATCGGTAACGGCATCGACTCCGGCGACGGCGAAATCGAGATCGGCCCGCGCTGGTACAAGCAGCTGCGCGGCGGCCATGTCCGCAGCACACACGTCAACGACGTGGGCATCGGCATCTGCATGGTCGGCAACTTTGAGAACCACCCGCCGACCGACCGCCAGCACGCTTCCTTTGTCCAGCTCGTGGACTACCTGAGCAAGCACTGCGTCGCCCCCGACTACACCTTTACCGTGCACAAGTGGGTGGACCGCAACCACACGCTCTGCCCCGGTAAGCACTTCCCCTATCAGGAGATGAGCCGCCGCTACCGCGCGTAA
- a CDS encoding class I adenylate-forming enzyme family protein, with the protein MTHAMEREPMQLAWERFCRQFKDKPAVIDAAGGETVSFAGLEQLAREWEERLRGYALRRRAVTLRLPNGADWLAAFLALRRVGAVVVPLDNGAPDSELETAAELLGTVLQITSAGIVAQPGSRRWKSDVALIKLTSGSTGAPKPIPFAEAELCADAENILSTMAFDARDRNFALLPFAHSYALGNLVLPLLAYGVPVVIGSAAFPHVIAEEVARTGATVLPTVPAVLEGIARTGALSLKPLRLVISAAAALSPELARRFHETTGLLVHNFYGSSETGGIAYDRDAQAGLRGDSVGTVMDGVRLGQTADGRLKVTSRAVSGYGRGREKCGAASIALADRVSFTDEGGLVIRGRADRIVKCAGVRLDLARLEQVAAREAHVRQVAAFYEPAGERVYLAYEGGLEVEQIASCLSAAFPRLSRRLHVRRLDVIPRTGRGKIDIRALRQALCQ; encoded by the coding sequence ATGACGCACGCAATGGAAAGGGAGCCCATGCAGCTGGCATGGGAGCGCTTCTGTCGGCAGTTTAAGGATAAACCTGCGGTGATCGATGCGGCTGGCGGAGAGACGGTGAGCTTTGCCGGGCTGGAACAACTCGCCCGCGAATGGGAAGAGCGGCTGCGGGGCTACGCGCTGCGCCGCCGCGCAGTCACGCTCCGCCTTCCCAATGGTGCGGATTGGCTGGCTGCATTTCTGGCTCTGCGCAGAGTGGGCGCAGTCGTGGTGCCGCTGGATAATGGCGCGCCGGACTCGGAGCTGGAGACGGCCGCTGAACTGCTCGGCACGGTCCTGCAGATAACGAGCGCAGGGATTGTCGCTCAGCCTGGATCGCGGCGCTGGAAGTCGGATGTGGCCCTGATAAAGCTGACCTCGGGCTCGACTGGAGCTCCCAAGCCAATTCCTTTTGCCGAGGCCGAGCTGTGCGCAGATGCCGAGAACATTCTCTCGACGATGGCCTTCGATGCGCGTGACCGGAATTTTGCCTTGCTGCCCTTTGCGCATTCCTACGCGCTGGGAAATCTCGTCCTGCCGTTGCTGGCGTATGGCGTGCCTGTGGTGATCGGGAGCGCTGCCTTCCCGCATGTGATTGCGGAGGAAGTTGCCCGGACGGGCGCGACGGTTTTGCCGACGGTGCCTGCGGTGTTGGAAGGTATCGCGCGAACAGGCGCACTTTCTCTCAAACCCCTGCGACTCGTCATCTCGGCGGCTGCGGCATTGAGCCCGGAGTTGGCTCGCCGGTTCCACGAAACGACAGGTCTGCTCGTGCATAATTTTTATGGCTCCAGTGAGACCGGCGGCATCGCCTATGACCGGGATGCTCAGGCGGGGCTGCGGGGTGACTCTGTGGGCACGGTGATGGACGGCGTTCGGTTGGGGCAAACTGCTGACGGACGGCTGAAGGTTACGTCTCGTGCGGTTAGCGGATATGGCCGTGGGCGTGAGAAATGCGGAGCCGCAAGCATTGCGCTCGCCGATCGGGTTAGCTTTACGGACGAGGGTGGGCTGGTGATCCGCGGGCGTGCCGACCGGATCGTCAAGTGCGCGGGGGTGCGGCTCGATCTGGCTCGTCTGGAGCAGGTGGCCGCCCGCGAAGCTCATGTGCGGCAGGTAGCGGCCTTTTATGAGCCTGCTGGCGAGCGGGTCTACCTGGCCTATGAGGGGGGCCTGGAGGTCGAGCAGATAGCGAGTTGCCTGAGCGCAGCGTTTCCGCGATTGAGTCGGCGCCTGCATGTGCGGCGGCTGGATGTAATCCCCCGAACCGGGAGGGGGAAGATTGATATTCGGGCCCTGCGGCAAGCGCTGTGCCAGTGA
- a CDS encoding MMPL family transporter: MSAERLSVHRRVFTLMVTVLALIGLPLAYLLTRDWEEVLNEDIRSSLPELVESARTHEIRDKLQSMATDSVLLKVVAPSADAEEVRVTIREAAGAQPVFGEVFFPDDPEPMKELGRFIYEHRETLFAPGWLQTHWSRFQETGQPPEAFNQWLAQETVAELDSFLNRSEATAYTDLVPKDPWLLIPRAREALPGTAVGDSGAVLAWLPVEADSLSPAGQRKIAEAVDAVCASLAERWPDAQIESGGVYEIAELSEELTRHEVTVLNVAMFAVVVILLVLLVRRFADLLLALVPLLVSVLASVVVGLLVFGKIHVLALGIASVVLGLAVDYAVHLVANRDSGSLLRSWKCIRKPLLAGCLSSCLGLAFLWLAPLPAIQQAGVMVPAGLLGALAAVRWILPYMAPSGDGSPLRKPLYLKFRRPLPRAWLVVPGLLWAGALTALLVQHRFDDEIKSYQIPVGATMDRYEALLKEFGQTQSQIKSQWFTVAESPVTLLQQLNDVRSSGVELAGPASLLGRADGSEAWEVFSQQREAYGEALLKEFESQGFDSSAFEGFVDSLDDMPEAVADPAAGEAIRELAARLRGPMRAALMEDGAEWVGTFGVRDRVEVPASLESTTHVVDGRVAINHILETARRAVLKNAAIGFLAVVVVLVAVFGWRDGVTVALLPAFAVTFGLAVATLTGGGLSLLAVIGAILAYCLGLDYGAFAVHFRGQAPVSVRVSALTTASAFALLGMSDIKALSDLGIVVSVSVFFAWMGAELIGWTQGDSSTQDSRNDV; encoded by the coding sequence ATGAGTGCGGAGAGGCTTAGTGTGCACCGCCGGGTATTCACGCTGATGGTGACGGTGCTGGCGCTGATCGGGCTGCCCCTGGCGTACCTGCTGACGCGTGATTGGGAAGAGGTTCTCAATGAGGATATCCGCAGCTCGCTGCCCGAGCTGGTGGAGTCTGCCCGGACGCACGAGATCCGGGATAAGCTCCAGTCGATGGCCACCGACAGTGTCCTGCTGAAGGTTGTGGCCCCGTCAGCCGATGCGGAAGAGGTTCGCGTGACCATACGAGAGGCGGCCGGTGCGCAGCCAGTTTTCGGAGAGGTATTTTTCCCTGACGACCCTGAGCCGATGAAGGAGCTGGGGCGCTTTATCTACGAGCACCGGGAAACGCTCTTCGCGCCCGGCTGGCTGCAGACGCACTGGTCACGCTTTCAGGAAACAGGGCAACCGCCTGAGGCCTTCAACCAATGGTTGGCTCAGGAAACGGTGGCCGAGCTGGATAGCTTTTTGAACCGATCCGAGGCCACCGCCTACACGGATCTAGTGCCGAAAGATCCGTGGCTGCTGATCCCGCGTGCCCGTGAGGCTCTGCCAGGGACCGCGGTGGGGGATAGCGGTGCGGTCCTGGCCTGGCTGCCCGTGGAGGCGGATTCGCTCAGCCCTGCCGGACAGCGAAAAATCGCTGAGGCGGTGGATGCTGTGTGCGCCTCCCTCGCCGAGCGCTGGCCGGATGCGCAGATAGAAAGTGGCGGTGTTTACGAAATCGCCGAGCTGAGCGAGGAACTGACTCGGCATGAGGTCACGGTGCTGAATGTCGCCATGTTTGCGGTGGTGGTAATCCTGCTGGTGCTGCTCGTGCGCCGCTTCGCAGATCTGCTGCTGGCGCTTGTGCCGCTGCTGGTGTCTGTACTGGCATCGGTGGTGGTGGGGTTGCTTGTTTTTGGGAAAATCCACGTGCTCGCGCTGGGGATCGCCAGTGTGGTTCTCGGTCTGGCCGTGGACTATGCCGTGCATCTGGTGGCAAACCGCGATAGCGGGAGTCTGCTTAGATCGTGGAAGTGTATCCGAAAACCACTACTGGCCGGTTGCTTGTCCTCGTGCCTGGGGTTGGCGTTTCTCTGGTTGGCGCCTTTGCCCGCCATTCAGCAGGCAGGGGTGATGGTGCCCGCTGGCCTGCTGGGGGCGCTGGCTGCGGTGCGGTGGATCCTGCCATACATGGCTCCAAGCGGCGACGGCTCACCTCTACGGAAACCGCTATATCTCAAATTTAGAAGGCCGCTCCCCCGTGCCTGGCTGGTGGTGCCAGGTTTGCTCTGGGCCGGTGCGCTGACTGCTCTGCTCGTTCAGCATCGCTTCGACGACGAGATCAAAAGCTACCAGATCCCTGTGGGGGCGACGATGGATCGCTATGAGGCATTACTAAAAGAGTTTGGGCAGACGCAGTCTCAGATCAAGAGCCAGTGGTTCACCGTCGCCGAGAGCCCGGTGACGCTGCTTCAACAGCTAAACGATGTTCGCTCAAGCGGGGTGGAGCTGGCGGGCCCGGCCTCACTGCTCGGGAGAGCGGATGGCAGCGAGGCATGGGAAGTTTTCAGTCAACAGCGGGAAGCCTACGGGGAGGCACTGCTGAAGGAATTCGAGTCGCAGGGCTTTGACTCCTCCGCCTTCGAGGGGTTTGTGGATAGCCTCGACGATATGCCCGAGGCCGTGGCTGATCCGGCCGCGGGCGAGGCGATCCGCGAGCTGGCAGCCCGTCTGCGCGGTCCCATGCGAGCTGCCCTGATGGAGGACGGTGCGGAGTGGGTCGGGACGTTTGGGGTACGGGATCGTGTCGAGGTCCCGGCGTCACTGGAGTCGACGACGCATGTGGTCGACGGGCGGGTCGCCATCAACCACATCCTGGAGACGGCCCGCCGGGCTGTTCTGAAAAATGCGGCTATCGGCTTTCTGGCGGTAGTCGTTGTTTTGGTCGCGGTGTTCGGCTGGCGTGATGGGGTGACGGTCGCATTGCTGCCTGCCTTCGCAGTGACCTTCGGGCTGGCTGTGGCTACGCTGACTGGTGGCGGACTAAGTCTGCTGGCGGTTATCGGGGCGATTCTCGCCTATTGCCTCGGCTTGGACTACGGAGCCTTTGCGGTGCATTTTCGCGGTCAGGCGCCGGTATCCGTTCGCGTCTCTGCGCTGACCACGGCAAGCGCCTTTGCCCTGCTGGGTATGAGTGATATCAAGGCACTGAGTGATCTGGGTATCGTGGTCTCCGTGTCTGTTTTCTTTGCCTGGATGGGTGCGGAGCTGATAGGTTGGACACAAGGGGATTCATCCACACAAGATAGTCGAAACGATGTCTGA
- a CDS encoding glycosyltransferase family 2 protein, whose amino-acid sequence MNSSSTHVLVLPSYNTGPILRRTVEAALACWQPVWLFIDGSTDGAHACFLEHPEDWPGLRVFVSEENRGKGGTAARAADEAAQAGFTHLLLMDADGQHPAESVPELMEQSCGQLEAVVMGQPDFGPDAPWVRLAGRQLSIGLTQFETLWGGLADPLFGMRVYPVAALRQVMAQTQFARRYDFDPEVAVRLFWAGVPPVKHRVPVRYVSAEEGGVSHFHYLRDNVFMVWLHIRLLLAFLPRCLSVARLSRRFRRLRNGGADACC is encoded by the coding sequence ATGAATAGCTCCTCGACCCACGTGCTTGTCCTGCCCTCCTATAATACCGGCCCCATCCTGAGGCGGACGGTCGAGGCGGCGCTGGCCTGCTGGCAGCCGGTCTGGCTCTTCATCGATGGGTCCACGGACGGGGCACATGCGTGTTTCCTGGAGCACCCGGAGGACTGGCCAGGGCTGCGCGTCTTTGTCAGTGAGGAAAACCGCGGTAAGGGCGGCACGGCGGCCAGGGCTGCGGATGAGGCCGCACAGGCGGGGTTTACACACCTGCTACTGATGGATGCCGACGGGCAGCACCCGGCGGAGTCTGTGCCCGAGCTGATGGAGCAATCTTGCGGGCAGCTTGAGGCAGTTGTCATGGGGCAGCCGGACTTTGGCCCGGACGCGCCATGGGTGCGGCTGGCCGGGCGGCAGCTGAGCATCGGGCTGACACAGTTCGAGACCCTCTGGGGAGGTCTGGCAGATCCGCTTTTCGGTATGCGGGTCTACCCGGTAGCCGCCCTGCGGCAGGTGATGGCGCAGACGCAGTTTGCCCGGCGCTATGATTTCGACCCGGAGGTCGCGGTGCGGTTGTTCTGGGCTGGAGTACCACCCGTGAAGCATCGCGTGCCCGTGCGCTATGTCTCCGCCGAAGAGGGCGGGGTGAGCCACTTTCACTATCTGCGTGACAATGTCTTTATGGTCTGGCTCCATATCAGGCTCCTGCTCGCTTTTTTACCAAGATGTCTTTCTGTCGCCCGACTCAGTCGCCGTTTTCGCCGTCTCAGGAACGGCGGCGCGGATGCCTGCTGCTGA
- a CDS encoding lysophospholipid acyltransferase family protein: MSGPSPQKASSTFSYLRYVAIVLLFGLWAFALNVLCAVLLPLGVEKRHPGLVRRILADSMRRYTRLLEITGVGRVRFRDMDRLPKGPCLIVANHTGLLDALFLLIEIPEVVCVFKAGLSRNPFFRYMIRQGGFIANDDGMESLHAMEKALNDGRQVLVFPEGTRTEVPPLNRFKAGFAWVAKRTHAPVCALIIRNPSGLLSKRGGLFGRYALPFHCEYSYLKAFQPVEDEQPAVFARRLESFYREQFTSEDFAQWPK, from the coding sequence ATGTCCGGCCCGTCACCGCAAAAAGCATCCTCGACCTTTAGCTATCTACGGTATGTCGCGATCGTGCTCCTGTTTGGGCTGTGGGCGTTCGCCCTGAATGTGCTTTGCGCGGTGCTGCTACCTCTAGGCGTCGAGAAGCGCCACCCCGGTCTTGTCCGGCGTATCCTGGCAGACTCGATGAGGCGATACACGCGCCTGCTTGAAATCACGGGCGTCGGGCGTGTGCGATTTCGCGATATGGATCGCTTGCCGAAGGGGCCGTGCCTGATCGTGGCCAACCATACGGGGCTGCTGGATGCGCTCTTCTTGTTGATTGAGATCCCCGAGGTCGTCTGCGTCTTTAAGGCCGGACTGAGCCGTAATCCGTTTTTCCGCTACATGATCAGGCAGGGGGGATTTATCGCCAACGACGACGGTATGGAGTCGCTGCATGCGATGGAGAAGGCGCTTAACGACGGCCGTCAGGTGTTAGTCTTTCCAGAGGGCACGCGCACCGAGGTGCCTCCTCTCAACCGGTTCAAGGCCGGGTTTGCCTGGGTGGCTAAGCGGACGCACGCACCTGTCTGTGCATTGATCATCCGCAACCCCTCCGGTTTGCTGAGTAAGCGGGGAGGGCTCTTCGGCCGCTACGCTTTACCCTTCCACTGTGAGTACAGCTATCTGAAAGCTTTTCAGCCGGTAGAGGATGAGCAGCCAGCCGTATTCGCCCGCAGGCTGGAGAGCTTCTACCGTGAGCAGTTTACGTCGGAGGACTTTGCCCAATGGCCGAAGTAA
- a CDS encoding beta-ketoacyl synthase chain length factor translates to MIKRSITHLAVAEPSRELDPERRKSLRKLFNPLAVRRMSDLSLMIGEVTDGVEGGKHDEWVYASRFGGTQSLERYLGSFPTPSPLHFQNSIHPGAFDLVSVARRRRSGMLTPLCGLDSLVADALLAALLVPADTVVHVVGGDEFEPWSSGQGWGGETTFAFYLRLEAGVSSGALGELSLTPDEHNDAPVPELPAFHTALSDRQPLDFYQPERGVFRLTWT, encoded by the coding sequence GTGATTAAGCGTTCCATCACTCATTTGGCCGTTGCTGAGCCGTCCCGTGAACTTGATCCGGAGCGGCGCAAGAGCCTGCGTAAACTGTTTAATCCGCTGGCAGTCCGGCGCATGAGTGACCTGTCTCTGATGATCGGGGAGGTGACGGATGGTGTCGAGGGCGGCAAGCACGACGAGTGGGTTTACGCCTCGCGCTTTGGGGGGACTCAGAGCCTGGAGCGTTACCTGGGGAGCTTTCCCACGCCCAGCCCCTTGCATTTTCAGAACTCGATCCATCCCGGCGCTTTTGACCTCGTCAGCGTGGCGCGGCGGCGTCGCTCGGGTATGCTTACACCGCTGTGCGGGCTGGATTCACTGGTCGCAGATGCCCTGCTGGCTGCGCTTCTTGTGCCCGCTGATACCGTTGTGCATGTGGTGGGTGGTGACGAGTTCGAGCCGTGGTCTTCCGGGCAGGGCTGGGGTGGAGAGACAACCTTTGCCTTTTACCTGCGTCTGGAGGCCGGGGTGTCCTCCGGTGCGTTGGGCGAGCTGAGCCTAACCCCGGATGAGCACAACGATGCGCCCGTACCGGAGTTACCCGCTTTTCACACTGCGCTGTCTGACCGTCAGCCTTTAGATTTTTACCAGCCCGAACGCGGAGTCTTTCGCCTCACATGGACGTAA